GATTGAGGAACTCTCCCACCCACTGCACGGCTGACCCAGTCATGGTGATGTTGCCTTCGAGGGCGAAGTGAGCTGTCCCATTGTGCGACCAGGCGATGGTGCGTGCCAGGCTCTGTGTCGGTGCTGGCAGGCCCGGTGTCAGCGTCATCAGCGACGAGCCGGTGCCATAGGTTGCTTTAATGGTTCCCGGTGTATAGCTTCCATGGCCCACCATTGCTGCGTGAGAATCTCCAATCGCGGAGACGATGGGGACGCCCGCAAGCTCTGGAATCGCTGAGACCTCGCCAAGCAAGGATGAGGAGCAGGCGAGCTGAGGCATCGCGACTTGCGGAATGGCGAAAAGGTCGAGTAGATCGCGATCCCACTGCAAGGTCTCCAGATCGAGCAGCGCTGTACGCGATGCATTTGTATGATCGGTGACGTGGGCTGCACCGCCGGTCAGCTTGTAGACAAGCCAGCTATCGACGTTGCCCAGGCAAAGCTCTCCCCGTTCCGCCCGGGCTCGCAACGCAGGATTCTGCTGGAGCAGCCAGCTCCATTTAGTTGCGGACACAAGTGGGTCGAGCGGCAGGCCGGTGCGCTCCCGGATGAGATCCGTTTGTGTGGCAAGTTGCCTGCAGATGGCCTCGCCTCGCCGGCACTGCCAGCTGATCGCATTGGCCGCGGGGCTGGCGTCGGCACGATACCAGGTCACGGCGGTCTCCCGCTGGTTGGAGATGGCGATACCTTTGATCCCGACTGCGCCGCTATGGGCGATGCACTCCCGTATGACGGTGAGTACCGACTGCCACAGCGCTTCGGGATCTTGCTCGACCATGCCAGGTTGGGGCGTTAGCAGCGTAAGCGGTGCAGACGCACGAAATACCGGCTGTCCATCGTTGCCGACGAGGAGAGCCTTGGTATTCGTTGTTCCCTGATCGATGGCGAGGATGAGGTCGGACATGATCTACGCCTACTTGTTCTCTCCCAGCAGATCGAGTGCCGCGTTCACCATGCCGTCTGCGTTCAGATGAAAGTGATCGAGCAGAAACTCCGCGGACCCGGTAGGTGCGAAGACGTCAGGAAGGCCAAGCATGCGCATCGGTGCAGGGTGATGGAGCGCGAGCACCTCGGCGACCGCTCCGCCCAGGCCTCCGGCGGTGAGTGCTTCTTCGACGGTGACAATGCCGCGGGTCTCTTTCGCGGCTTTGATGATTGCGTCGTAATCGAGCGGTTTGATGCTGCTCATATTCAGCACGCGGGCGAAGATGCCGCGTTGTTCCAGAAGCTTCGCGGCCTGCAGTGCCCGAGCTACCAGGATGCCGTTGGTGATGATGGTGACATCGTCTCCGTCATTCATCAGTGCGGCCCGGCCCAGGGTGAACTGATATCCGCGATCATGTACTTCAGGCACCGGAACGCGGCTGATGCGAAGGAACATGGGGCCATCGTGCCGCAGCGAATAGCGCATGACCTGCTCGGTTTCCAGGGGATCCGCCGGAACGATCACGGTGAGATTCGGGATGATGCGTGTCCAGGCCATGTCTTCGATGGAGTGGTGGGTGGCGCCAAGCTGCCCATAGGCCATGCCGGAGGACATGCCGCATAGCTTGACATTCCATTTGGAGTAGCCAAGATCGACCTTTACCTGTTCCATGGCGCGGGCGGTCAGGAAACAGGAGGCTCCGCATACGTAGGGGACCATGCCTCCGTTGGCCAGGCCGGCGCCGACACCGACCATGTTCTGCTCCGCAATGCCGACGTTGACGAACCGGTCGGGGAAGAGTTCCTTGAACTTCTTGAGCTTGGTCGAAGAGACCGAGTCATTGACGACGGCGCAGACACGTTTGTCCTGCGCGGCCATCTCTTCGAGGGTTCTGGAGTAGGCTTCGCGGCAATCGTAAGTCTTGGCCGATGTCTCAACGGGAGCAGCGACTACCATGGGACCTCCACTCCGAGTTCTTCCGCCGCCATGAAAAGCTGCTCACGGGTCGGCACACCATGATGCCAAGCGGGCTTGTTCTCTGCAAAGCTGACGCCTTTTCCTTTGACCGTATTTGCGATGATGCAGGTGGGTTTGCCGGGTTCGAGAGGGAGCGACTGAAAGACCTGCATCAGCTCTTCGTGATTATGTCCATCGACTTCGCGCACGGCAAAGCCGAAGGAGGACCACTTCGGCGCGAGCGGATCCATCTGAATCGTGTTTTCGGTGAAGTCACCCTGCTGAATCCGGTTGCGGTCTACGATGACCGTCAGATTATCGAGTTTGTAATGGTGAGCGGTCATAGCGGCCTCCCAGTTGGAGCCTTCCTGCAGCTCACCATCGCCGGTAAGGACGAAGACCCGCCAGTGCTCACCGCGCATCTTCGCCGCAAGGGCAGCGCCGACGGCGATCGGTGCTCCATGGCCCAGGGGGCCGGTATTCGCTTCCACTCCGGGCAGCTTGTTCCGGTCCGGATGTCCATTCAGCATGGACAGCGGGTCCATAAAGGTCTTGAGCTGTTCGACCGGGAAAAAGCCACGGGCGGCGAGTGTTGCATAGAAGGCGCCCGAACAGTGCCCCTTGGACATGATGAAGCGATCTCTCTGCTCCCAGTGGGGCCGCGCGGGATCGACCGCCAGAATTCCACCCAGGTAGAGACAGGTAAGAACGTCGGCAGAGGAGAGGTCGCCGCCGGTGTGACCCAGTTGCGAATGATGGGTCATCGACATCGCACGGATGCGGGTCAGGTTTGCAGCTTGTTGCAGGTGTTTCAAGGATGATTCCGCCATAAGGTAAGGGCAACCAGAGGGTTAAACTTGCCACTCATGACATCACACTGTCGTACTTTTTTGCAATAGTGCATAAAAATGCTAACGCCCTGTATTCCGCTATGTGGGTCGAAAAGCTTCGCCAGGTTTCACGCGCTGCAAGAGTTGACAAGCCGTAAGGCGAACAAGCATAGTCCTAATCGACACGGCAGAGATCAGAGAGCCGTACAAAGCCAGGCATTTTTATGCCCGGTTTTGTACGGCTTTTGTGTTTTTGTACTTCTTTCGCCGCATTACCTTTTGGAGGCTCCTTGAGGCTAGCAGTATCCATTTTCCTGTCAGGTGTGATGATGTGTTTCGCGACAGCACTGTCAGCGCAGACGCATCGCCCGGTGTTAATGATCTCGATTGACGGCCTTCGGCCTGACTATGTCACACGGGCGGACCAGCACGGCCTCAAAATTCCCAACCTCCGCCGGATACTTGCGGAGGGTGCTCACGCGGAGGGGGTGGTGAATGTGTCGCCGACTGTGACCTATCCCAACCACACCACCCTGGTCACGGGAGTTCTGCCGTCAGAGCACGGTATCTATAACAATGAGCTCTTCGATCCCGAAGGGAAGGAGCATGGTGGCTGGTACTGGTATGCCCAGGCGGTGCAGGCTCCGACCCTATGGCAGGCAGCAAAGGATGCAGGGTTGGTGACAGCGAGTGTTTACTGGCCTGTCACGGTCAAGGCCAGTGGAATTGATTACAACATTCCGGAGTATTTTCGTCAGCGGACGCAGCCGGACCGGTATATGGAGGAGGCTGTCTCGCGCCCCGCTGGAATGCTGGAGGAGCTGGAGCAGAAGGCCGGGCCATTCAACATACGCAATTCGGACGCCGTCTTTGATGAGACGGTGACGCGGACGACGATTGCGATGATCGAAAGCCGGCATCCTGACTTTCTAACGGTCCATATTGTCTCGTTGGACCATGTGGAGCACGAACACGGTCCTTTCAGCCCGGAGGCGAACGCTGACCTGGAGAAGATCGACGAGATGGTGGGCCGTATCGCGATAGCGCAACGCAAGGTACATCCGAATGGAGTAATCGCCGTAGTTTCGGATCACGGCTTCAGTGCGGTGCGGCACCGGGTCTATCTGAACTCGGCACTGGTCAAAGAAGGTTTTATCTCGCTTTCAGGACACGAAAAGGCGACGGTGGATCGGTGGAGTGTCTTCGCCTGGCCGGCGGGCGGCACCGCCATGATGATGCTGCGTGATAAGGGTGACGCTGAAACGGAAAAGAAGGTGCAGATCCTGTTGGCAAAGCTCGCGGCAGATCCACGCTATGGAATCGCCGAGATCGTCTCGCACGAGAAGGCTGTGCAACAGGGAATGAACCCCGACGTCGCTTTTGTCGTGAATTTCAAACCGGGATATCGCATGGCGGTTGGTTTCGCCGAGCCGGAATTGGAAGACCTCACAAAGGACGAAGGTACCCACGGCTATATGAACACGCTCGACGAGATGCACTCCTCGTTCTTTGTCGAAGGTCCCGGCGTTGCGAAAGGGAAGAATCTGGGAGTGATCGATATGCGACAGATTGCGCCGACGATTGCAGGGCTGCTGGGAGCGAAGCTTGATACGGCCAAATCTC
This genomic window from Terriglobus albidus contains:
- a CDS encoding FGGY family carbohydrate kinase gives rise to the protein MSDLILAIDQGTTNTKALLVGNDGQPVFRASAPLTLLTPQPGMVEQDPEALWQSVLTVIRECIAHSGAVGIKGIAISNQRETAVTWYRADASPAANAISWQCRRGEAICRQLATQTDLIRERTGLPLDPLVSATKWSWLLQQNPALRARAERGELCLGNVDSWLVYKLTGGAAHVTDHTNASRTALLDLETLQWDRDLLDLFAIPQVAMPQLACSSSLLGEVSAIPELAGVPIVSAIGDSHAAMVGHGSYTPGTIKATYGTGSSLMTLTPGLPAPTQSLARTIAWSHNGTAHFALEGNITMTGSAVQWVGEFLNLGDPTRDAVALAESVSDAAGVYFVPAMVGLGAPYWDSAARGTLTGLSHTSRREHMARAAVDAIAYQVADVFHAMRDAAGVDLPALHTDGGATRNSALMQFQADLLHVPVHRSSCEDLSALGAAWLGGLTLGWWHSMADLASLPQESTTFLPTTQRTSHYEGWKLAVRQTRLKGDLA
- a CDS encoding transketolase family protein; translation: MVVAAPVETSAKTYDCREAYSRTLEEMAAQDKRVCAVVNDSVSSTKLKKFKELFPDRFVNVGIAEQNMVGVGAGLANGGMVPYVCGASCFLTARAMEQVKVDLGYSKWNVKLCGMSSGMAYGQLGATHHSIEDMAWTRIIPNLTVIVPADPLETEQVMRYSLRHDGPMFLRISRVPVPEVHDRGYQFTLGRAALMNDGDDVTIITNGILVARALQAAKLLEQRGIFARVLNMSSIKPLDYDAIIKAAKETRGIVTVEEALTAGGLGGAVAEVLALHHPAPMRMLGLPDVFAPTGSAEFLLDHFHLNADGMVNAALDLLGENK
- a CDS encoding transketolase, translated to MKHLQQAANLTRIRAMSMTHHSQLGHTGGDLSSADVLTCLYLGGILAVDPARPHWEQRDRFIMSKGHCSGAFYATLAARGFFPVEQLKTFMDPLSMLNGHPDRNKLPGVEANTGPLGHGAPIAVGAALAAKMRGEHWRVFVLTGDGELQEGSNWEAAMTAHHYKLDNLTVIVDRNRIQQGDFTENTIQMDPLAPKWSSFGFAVREVDGHNHEELMQVFQSLPLEPGKPTCIIANTVKGKGVSFAENKPAWHHGVPTREQLFMAAEELGVEVPW
- a CDS encoding alkaline phosphatase family protein, which encodes MRLAVSIFLSGVMMCFATALSAQTHRPVLMISIDGLRPDYVTRADQHGLKIPNLRRILAEGAHAEGVVNVSPTVTYPNHTTLVTGVLPSEHGIYNNELFDPEGKEHGGWYWYAQAVQAPTLWQAAKDAGLVTASVYWPVTVKASGIDYNIPEYFRQRTQPDRYMEEAVSRPAGMLEELEQKAGPFNIRNSDAVFDETVTRTTIAMIESRHPDFLTVHIVSLDHVEHEHGPFSPEANADLEKIDEMVGRIAIAQRKVHPNGVIAVVSDHGFSAVRHRVYLNSALVKEGFISLSGHEKATVDRWSVFAWPAGGTAMMMLRDKGDAETEKKVQILLAKLAADPRYGIAEIVSHEKAVQQGMNPDVAFVVNFKPGYRMAVGFAEPELEDLTKDEGTHGYMNTLDEMHSSFFVEGPGVAKGKNLGVIDMRQIAPTIAGLLGAKLDTAKSPRLSLQ